The sequence TATTAATTGAGGCTTCatactcatataattttattaacatttgtatattttttaccCACAAAATTAAACCactaatcacaaaattttcagggtgagattattaataattttagtaatttataatcatttaaaaaaattcaataaaacttcaaaactaaaatattaaggtcTCAATATGTTtgcaatgaaaattttgaaattaacatatttatgtatttttatatagtatatagtttaattttcatatgattttatgatcatttgtatcttgttataacaaaaaaaattaaactactCATCACAAATTTATTAATGTCAGAGTTTTAACAATATTAGTAACttatagtcatttaaaaaaattcaaaatataacatataagaaaaaatataattttttattatatgattaatgtgattgtttagtttattttaagcatataaaattaaaaaaaaatgatgaaaaatacaaaaattgatatcaaatatttattattgaaaattattaattatcatatatatgttaatcatattagataattccgtaatttttatttaaggaaataaataaaaatgttttgtgtacactactaatcaattttatatttagtttaataaaaaatataatataaattcagATGAACCAACtaatttttctaaagattcCAAAAATTATCGTAGTGATGACACgttattataaaaaatgttgttaTGCTCTCCAATTAATATATTAGGGATGTTGCTAGGTTTGAATTCTTTGTCTTataaaaaaagatatgaaatctgttttacattttatttttaatttaattttggctatctattttttaacttttgcaGTTCAAGATTCTTCAATAGTAGtttcaataaaattaactaGGGATAATATAGACAAAGGTACTAAAAATGAAGCTATATTAATTGTGAAAACTATcttgtataattttaaaaggtAATAAATGTCCGTTTGTGATTATGGATACAAAAAGTTTAACTATCTTAATGTCCGTAtatgtttagaaaaaaatcttTGTCCCtagtttcctttctttttgaaaaaaaacaagttttttttctttttatatttgaacgcctttaagcaaaaaaaaaaactagattatataatgttttatataaaatgtttgTCTGCCCTTAATTTTTgatgtaaaattttttttctctttgtatttatttatttttatcaacatAGATTAGtggttttttcaaaaaaaaagattagtggAGACTCTGGAGATAGAGGAATATATGAATGTATTTTTGTACAGTCTCGACTAATTTGTTTACttgaagaaatttttttgtgtttaacgAGGATTTGTTTGTGGAAGCCCTTAGTCCAGTGGTTTAACTAATGGTCCATTAATGATTCTATACCATGAGGTCTGAGGTTCAAATCCTAGAAAACGCAAATTATACATATTATGgagaaaaaaattacaagagGTATTTAGCATGGTGCATGACGTATCATCGAACATAGATCTCATAGAGAGACTCggagtgatgcagtcagacGTGCATTCTCATATGATGGTAGAATTGCCGGCTCTAGATTcgtttatgtaatatttctcatcgttgtaatattataattaatcacACGTTAAAAAAACGAAGATTTGCTTCCTTATTCTTTAGTATGTAATGTATCAATGAAATTAGAAGCTCagagaaaggaaaaataaagaaatataagTTGTGCAAGTTACAATATAGGAATAGAAAGAATGCGATGATTTCTCGTTGGTGAGTGTTCGTGTGGAGAATAAACTACAAAACCATCAACAAAAATCTCATAAAGAATTTGGTTTATGGTTTTACTGGATTTTAATTGATTTCGAACACCTTGGTTATTTAACGTGAAAAATAATAATGGCATGTAAGCAACTTGTCATTATCAAAGGTAGTCATTCTTCAACAATAGTTCCCTCGTGGTAATCCAGGGTTTATTTCCTTTATGTAATTCAACGTCATTAACTATATATTCTTTGTTTAAACTTTGTTTGCATCTGTTGAGTAGCTACTTAAGTCACTTTCGGATGTTTTGTAGGTCTCATCAAAATGTAACGTCCAGCAAATATGTTGGCGGTTGTCTGATATTTTAAGCCAGTTATTGTCCATTATAACTTCTATGGTTAGTTTTGGTATAGTTTGCAGTGGTCATTGTGATTGTATAGTGAATCATCATAGCTGTATACAAATCTTAATGAATTTATCGTCAATACCAAGACGTCTATGGACCATGGAAACCACTATAAAACCAATAATGCTCTAGAGAAGATTTCATTATCAAAACATGTGACAAGTTGATTACAAATGGAAAAGAATCAAAGTCAACAATTGCTATGAAATAAGATACGGAAGTCTAAGATTATCCAAGTTTTAGAATGGTTCTTAAAAACATTGGTTTTTGTTATATGATATTCCAATAGGAGTTTAGCCATTAAATGCCCCTAACCAATCCCCCAAATACGACCAGACTGAAATTAAATCCAACATACCTAgtttataaaaaacataaacgAATGTTGATATATAAACCAATTAATATCAAAACTCAGAAAGTTAAAACATAATGCTGCATGCAATTATGAAAATCATTCCTTCATAACATTTACAAAGTGATAGCAAATTTGAGATGTTCCGCATAAATATACCACCAGCTCATTTGAGGCATATACGGATTTGATATGATTCCAtccataattatttataatattatataatatatacttaacTGTACACATGATTATATAACCACAAAAATGATCTGTCTTATGATGTACTTATGCCGAACCTTTGCACAGTCTGcgtatatatacacacacaatTAAACCCAAGAGCTACAACAAACACTAAAACTCATTTAtctttctctctccctctcatcatcatctttgGCCATGGCGAAGGACTTGGAGGTGCAAGAGGGAAGAGCAGCGAGGGATTACCAGGATCCACCCCCGGCCCCATTGTTTGACATGGAGGAGCTTGGGAAGTGGTCGCTCTATAGAGCGGTCATAGCTGAGTTTGTGGCTACACTTCTCTTCCTTTACGTCTCAATCCTCACCGTAATCGGGTACAAAGCTCAGACCGACGCAAGCGCCGGAGGAGCTGACTGCGGCGGTGTTGGGATATTGGGGATTGCGTGGGCTTTCGGTGGAATGATCTTTGTTCTCGTTTACTGTACCGCCGGTATCTCCGGTACGTATACTAACGCTCCAGTCACGGTACATAGATTGTCACATAACAAATAAAGAGAAATATGATATAGTTTATACAGCAAatacatcaaaatatattaattgtattgacataaatttatatagatCTCTTTGGTACAGTTTTAATTTCAGTGTTTTGTCGAATACATATCACTTTTAggttatcatatatattttcctGTTCAGTTTGAATTAGTTTTAGATAAGTTCGGTATGAGTAACTTCGGGTCGGCGCCTTATCTAAATCAAGATCAACCTTACATTTTAagttgattatttaatttatttgtgtCGTTGGTGTTTTATAGGTGGTCATATAAATCCGGCTGTGACGTTCGGACTGTTCTTAGCTCGAAAAGTGTCATTTGTGAGGACAGTGTTATACATTGTGGCTCAGTGCCTTGGTGCCATCTGCGGTTGCGGTCTGGTTAAAGCGTTCCAAAGTTCTTACTACAACAGGTTCCATCATGTCTCAACACTCATGCGTCCAGATTTTAAAAGAGCCGatcaattattattttgtcTAAGCATCAGCCAGTCAAACCGTCTAGATATCGCTTTAATATATGATTACGATTTTTATTAACTAACAAAATTGTTAATAACACTAGATATGGAGGTGGAGCCAACCAGCTTGCGGAAGGCTACAACAAAGGTACCGGACTAGGTGCCGAGATCATCGGAACATTTGTCCTTGTCTACACCGTCTTCTCTGCCACCGACCCGAAGCGAAGTGCACGTGACTCTCATATTCCTGTTTTGGCGCCACTTCCCATTGGTTTTGCCGTCTTCATGGTTCATTTAGCCACCATCCCCATCACCGGAACTGGAATCAACCCGGCCCGTAGCTTCGGAGCCGCAGTTATCTACAACCAAGAAAAGGCCTGGGACGACCAAGTACGTCATTAACCTTTTTATATGGATACGTTTTTCTATCAGTTAAAATACAAATGAAATTAAtgatgtttaattattttatcttatttatttgaGCAGTGGATATTTTGGGTGGGACCGATGATCGGAGCAGCGGCGGCTGCGTTATACCATCAGTTTGTTCTACGAGCGGCTGGAATTAAATCTCTTGGCTCCTTTAGGAGCTCTGCTTAACTTGAATTGTTTGAATTAAGCCACAAGTTAATCTTTCATAAAATGATGATGATTACCTGTATTAAGCGTAAGCTAcctaaagttcaaaaaaaaagaagcgtAAGCTACctgtatcttttatttatttatatgttctgtttttataatttcttgGAATTTTCCCATTGGTCGCAAACctggttttaattaatgttgcTTTAAGATAAATCTcaatttcccttttttttcATTGAGTAGAGTTAACGTTAATTTCATTTGTAAGCTACCTGTAtcatttgttattttaaatttcaagtAACAAAAAGTTGGATGAATAAATGAATGAACAAAGGTGTTTGTGTAACTTTGCTGGATAGATGTGTTATTctagtaattataaaattataagagTTAGTTTAGTCATTACATGTATGATTAGAGTTATTATAAGTAATTTctcttaatttaattataagaaCTTTACTAAAGAGATTACCAATGAGGTTATCCTAATTTCTTGAGAATCAATAGATATGAATAAAGTATACAAACACAAGAAGAGTGTCacaaatttataacttatttgaTCTATATATAGACCATATATAAACAATGTCAATCAAAATGATTCGAGGGAGATTCCACAAAAGAGTGAAaatcaacaaacaaacaaaaataactgCATTAACCAAATTGGTTTTCATGACTTTTCTTCACTCATTCGAAAGAccctttcttcttttgttattCATTGTACAATCATACAATTTTTTCCACCTTCGACACAGTTCCATTGGGAACCTCAGACACTCTCCTCCTCCATTGTTTCTATGGTCTCTAATCACTGAAACAAAGGCGAGCCCCTTATCACCAGTGTTGGTGGTGGCCGACCATCTTCAAACCCTTTTATTAGGGTCTTTTTTCGCCGATCCTTATCCCCACGTTAGTATATTCTTGAGAATATCAGTTTCAGCTTTTCAAGTGAAGCATGTTTACCGGTATTTTCACTCTTTTAACACTTTTGCCACTCGTATCGCTGtagtaattttaatttgttgttTAGCTGTCGAGTTTATCTCTGATTGTAACCGTTCAAACTTGtcagatgtttaatgtaatataagagtttggtgcacaaaaaaaatcaagcaACAACTATGAACTATCTCAAtagacgaaaaaaaaaactatgaactATCTCATCTATTAAACAGATAAAACCCAcaaacacacacatacaacaaacaaaaccaaaccaaacattAACAGATATCGCAGAGAAGAAAAACATGACATACCTTTCTCATTGCTTATATGTGTGTCCATTGCAGGAAGCAGACTTGTTCATGGTCCAGCTTATTCAAACCTATCTGCTTTCTCTCCATATCAGCTTACGATTTTTTTTCACCCAAGATATCTCTCGCTGACAATAAACCACCAACAAAACTTGCCATCGTTTTCCTCTTCACCTTTTCAAAGACATCTAACGTAGAAGCAGATACATAAGGAAGTAAATTTTCATCAGTCGAACCCAAAAACGAGGGCCAATAAATCATGCTGATTATTAAAAACTATAGAATAAACTTTAAAATCAATCGTTTTAGTAATATTCCGTTAATACTCCTTCAtgcatttataaattaaatgtaaaccccttaaataaaatttagttgctgtcagaaaaaaatattattcagtTTGGATTCAGTTACTAAATTCTGGTAGAGAGCCCATTAAACGTGGTCAACGAAATAAGTACTTGCCGTAATAAACTCAAACTCCAACGAAAACGACGACGTTACAGTCAACTTAAAAAACCACCTTTGTCTTGTCTTCTCAGTGTGATCGATCAGAGTTTCGCACTAAAACAAAATGGCGTCCCGCgttttcctcctcctcctctctctcaCCGCTCTTCTCATCTTCTCCGCcgtttctccttctctctccgCAGACGTAGACGACGAGGAGGATCTCAGCTTCCTCGAAGACCTCACCGAAGAAGTCAAAGCTCCCTCTAAGCCACTTACCGACGACTTCGACGGAGGagacgacgacgaagaagaagacggaGAACATTTCTACGATCTAGCCAGCCCAGACTCCGGTCCCTTCCCGGCGCCGGAAGTCGACGAGAAAGACGTTGTGGTCATCAAAGAGCGTAACTTCACagacgtgatcgagaacaacgaGTACGTCATGGTTGAGTTCTACGCGCCGTGGTGTGGTCATTGCCAGTCTCTTGCTCCCGAGTACGCAGCAGCTGCCACGGAGCTTAAAGGGGACGGCGTCGTTTTGGCTAAGATTGATGCTACGGTGGAGAACGAGCTCGCTCATCAGTATAGCGTTCAGGGCTTCCCCACTATTCTCTTCTTCGTAGATGGTGAGCACAAACCCTACACTGGAGGAAGGACCAAGTAAGTCATATGAAACTAAAATGTTCAAATCTTTATTGTGATTTGTATTCAAAGTTCAAATCTTTAGTGTGAATTgaattgaaacttcaaatttttaatgTGATTTGTTTGACCAAAAGAAAAGTGATTTGTATTGAAAGTTCAAATCTTACACTTGTATTTGACCAAGTAAGTTCAAATCTTTAGTGTGAATTGTATTGAAAGTTCAGCTCTTTAGTGTGATTTGATTTGAAAGTTcaaatctttagtgtttttgtATTGGAAGTTCAAATCTTTGGTGTGAGTTGTAttgaaagtttgaatctttagaGTTATTTCTATTAAAAGTTCAAATCTTTAGTGTGATCTTGTATTATAAGTTCAAATGTTTAgtgtattttgatttaaaagttcaaatctttagtgtttttgtattgaaagtttgaatctttagtGTAATTTGTATTGAAAGTTCAAATCTTTAGTGTGAGTTGTATTGAAAGCTCAAATCTTTTTTTAGTGTGATTTGATTTGTAATTGAAAGTTTAAATCTTTAGTATAATGGTTAAGCCATGGAAACATGGTTCTCGCTTAGATAAAGTCTCGTTGGTTTTTGATGTAAAACTAGATCCTTTGGCTCAAACTTAAAGCTCAAGCAACAgtcattataaaaaaatctttttttgggtgattaatttaacattctttccaaaaaaaaaaaaaagaagttcaaATCTTTAGTGTGAATTGTATTGAAAGTTCAAGTCTTTAGTGTGAGTTGTATTACTGTGGCGTTTGTTGGATTTGTTTAAAGCTTACTGCTTTGTGATTTTAGAGAGACAATAGTGacgtgggtgaagaagaagataggtCCAAGTGTGTATAACTTGACGACGTTAGATGATGCTGAGAAAGTGTTGACTTCTGGGAACAAAGTCGTCTTGGGTTACTTGAACTCTTTGGTTGGTGTTGAGCACGATCAGCTTGCTGCTGCTTCCAAAGCTGAAGACGATGTGAACTTCTACCAAACAGTGAACCCTGATGTGGCCAAGATGTTTCATATTGATCCGGAGTCTAAACGGCCTGCTCTTGTCTTAGTtaagagagaagaggagaagattAGCCATTTTGGTTGGTTCTTTAAACCTTTACTATGTCATTtgatttagtgttgttttgtttattttttattttggtgatTATGAATCTGCAGATGGGGAGTTTGTTAAGTCGGGTCTAGTTAGTTTTGTGTCCGCCAACAAGCTTCCTTTGGTCACTGTGTTCACCCCAGAGAGCTCCCAGGAAATTTTTGAGAGTGCAATCAAGAAGCAGGTGTGTCAAatgtttcttaaatttgaagATTGGCTTAGTGAATTTACTAACATGAACAAAACATATATGTTCTCTTTGCAGTTGTTGTTGTTTGCAACTGAAAAGGGCTCTGAAAAGGTTCTTCAAGAGTTTGAAGAAGCAGCAAAATTATTTAAAGGAAAGGTAGGAGGAACATATGTActcttaaatttattttgatatgctTTGTTTCACATCAAGAAGCCCTTTGCTTGTTGCAACAGCTCATCTTTGTATCTGTGGATGTGGATAACGAGGATTATGGGAAGCCAGT is a genomic window of Brassica napus cultivar Da-Ae chromosome A2, Da-Ae, whole genome shotgun sequence containing:
- the LOC106416895 gene encoding probable aquaporin PIP2-4 codes for the protein MAKDLEVQEGRAARDYQDPPPAPLFDMEELGKWSLYRAVIAEFVATLLFLYVSILTVIGYKAQTDASAGGADCGGVGILGIAWAFGGMIFVLVYCTAGISGGHINPAVTFGLFLARKVSFVRTVLYIVAQCLGAICGCGLVKAFQSSYYNRYGGGANQLAEGYNKGTGLGAEIIGTFVLVYTVFSATDPKRSARDSHIPVLAPLPIGFAVFMVHLATIPITGTGINPARSFGAAVIYNQEKAWDDQWIFWVGPMIGAAAAALYHQFVLRAAGIKSLGSFRSSA
- the LOC106385972 gene encoding protein disulfide isomerase-like 1-4, with translation MASRVFLLLLSLTALLIFSAVSPSLSADVDDEEDLSFLEDLTEEVKAPSKPLTDDFDGGDDDEEEDGEHFYDLASPDSGPFPAPEVDEKDVVVIKERNFTDVIENNEYVMVEFYAPWCGHCQSLAPEYAAAATELKGDGVVLAKIDATVENELAHQYSVQGFPTILFFVDGEHKPYTGGRTKETIVTWVKKKIGPSVYNLTTLDDAEKVLTSGNKVVLGYLNSLVGVEHDQLAAASKAEDDVNFYQTVNPDVAKMFHIDPESKRPALVLVKREEEKISHFDGEFVKSGLVSFVSANKLPLVTVFTPESSQEIFESAIKKQLLLFATEKGSEKVLQEFEEAAKLFKGKLIFVSVDVDNEDYGKPVAEYFGVSSSNAPKLVAFTGNEDPQKHYFEGEIKSDKIKIFGEEFLNDKLKPFYKSDPIPEKNDGDVKIVVGDNFDEIVLDESKDVLLEVYAPWCGHCQALEPMYNKLAKHLRSIDSIVIAKMDGTTNEHPKAKAEGFPTILFFPAGNKTSSEPITVDADRTVVAFYKFLRKHATIPFKLEKPAASTESPKAAESTPKVETTETKGKLESTTTKSTESDSKDEL